The DNA region AAGGCTGTAATCCACGTGCTGAACAGCAACCAGAATGACTTCCACCAAGCTCTCCAAGAGTACCATGTGCAGCTCTGGGAAATACAGCTTCAGGGCCTCTTCTAGGAAGCCCATAGTCTGTTTGGTAAAAGCAACCACTGTGTAACTTAGGTTCACCCAGCAGTCATCACCTGTGTACTGCTCAAAGTTACTTACTCCGCAACTCTTCATTTCCTCTTTGAGCTTGCCCAGGGCCTCCGGAGTCATCAAGTTCATCCTTCTCCACATTTCCTCAGAGTTGCGATGTTTAGTGGCTTCAATGATGATCTCTTTGTAACTGTGCAAGGCCCCCTGTATGTCTTTCACCAGAAGGGCATGGATGATGAAGGTGAGATCTAGTCCGATGTCACCCAGCTGCTGACAGTGTTCCTTGGCCACTTTTACACACTCTGCGGCAGTAGAGAGGCTCTCCTTACTATCAAATACCTGCTTGCTAAATGCATCCACAAACATGCCCATGGCCGATCTTGCCCAGACCACAAAAGCAGAGTAGCAGCCACTGTCAGTGCCTGCAAAGTCTGTCTCAAATTCCCTTGCAGTCTCCAGGAGGCTGGTAAAGAAGACATGACACAGCTTATGAATGTACAGTAAAGTGGCACCTTCAATGCGAAGCTGCCGTATTGCAGTGTGCACGGCTCCTGCCCTGTTTCTCAAAAACAGCTCACAAGCCTTGGTGCACTGGCCAAGCCGGATTAGTTGAGAAACTGCCCTGCGAGTAGCCTTGGGACCACCTCTCAGGGAACGATCTGGGGAAAGTTCAAACACTAGCACCTCGGTGAGCTGTCGGACACGCTCATCCACTCTGGCCCTTAGTTCTTTTACAGGAGGTGGACTGGGCTTATCTTCCAGGTAATGGTTCAATTTATCCAGCAAGTCAACAGCCCCTTCAAAGTCCCTCTGGGCAATACAGACGTCCAGGTCTTCAGGCAACTCCTGGATCCATTCCACTGAGAGGTCCACCTTCTCTTCTTCTATCTCAGGAATAGCTGGATTGTCGTTATTTTCATCCTCAAATGGGTTACTGGCCTTGGAAGTCACTTGGGGAGGCCCACGaggggctgctgcctcctcctgctcccTTCGTCTTTTTTCACTGAGGGCCCTCTTGGTTTCCTCCAGCACTTCCAGCCATTCTCGTTTGATTTTagcattttctgcctgaaaaatACGGCTCTCAGGAAACATTAGCAGCTTGAACATGTCCTTCATGGGAGGGTTGTCCTTGACGTTGACAACGGCCAAACCATCCAAGGGATAGAGGGCGTTGTAGCGATACATACCCCGCCGCTGCGGCAGCCAGGTGGCCACCAGCAAACAGTCGTTCATGAGAAAGCCGTGCACGCGCTGCAGCTGGGCCATGTGGTCTGCCTCGTATTCCACCAGGTCCCCGTTGTACACCAGGTACTGCCCCGGCGTCTCCAACAGGTGCCTACAGCCTTCCACCTTCTCAAGCAGGGTGGTGAGTGTGCGCTGCTTTCCCTCCTCGCCGGGACCAGAGCTGTCGCGGGAGGTGCCCCCGGGGGTGGGAAAGATGCCAGCCTGGCTCCGGAGGTGGTCTCGGCCGCCCGCGCCGCCTCCCCCGTCCTCGCCCCCCGAGGCCGCAGCAGCTCCGACAGCGGCGGCCGGCAACAGAGTAGGCGGGATGCTCTCCAGGCTGCTTTTCTGCTCTGTCAGCAGATGGCTGAGCTGGTACATCTCGCTCTCCAAGTAGGAGATCTCGCGGGCCGTCTCTATGAACTGCCGGTAGTTCTGGTAGACATTGCGTTTCAGGTTCTGCGCCGTCTCCTCCGCCAGCGCCTGGATGCGCTGCCGGTGCTCCTGCAGGTCCCGGTCCCCGTCTGACTGCTGCGAGAGCTGCTTCACGTATAGCCGCGCCTCAAAGCCTCCTGACTCCAGCTGCCGCCGCAGGCGGCTAGCCCCACTGTCCGACATCGCCACCGCCATTTCCGTCCGGGTCTCACGCAGCCACTGTCACTATCACCGCCGTGCGGCCGCTACTGCCTAGACCCACCCAAGCCCGGCCCAGCTCCAGATTGAGGAAGCAAGGTGGGAGTCGAGTACGCCTGCTCCCGGCCCGAGCGTTACACACTGCGCCGGCGCAAGGGGCCAGGCGCAGTCATTGCGCCTGCGCAGGAATGCCAGCGGTACACAGCGTATGCGCTAAAACAGCTACTGCGGAACCGAGTGGTGGAGAGGCAGTGAGGCGTAGGtactgcgcatgcactgtgtgacGCCGGTGTTTGGATTTATCTTCGAAGCGTGAGGGCGGTGACCAGCTGGCTAAAGCCTTCCTCCGGCCCAAAGCATGGAAACCCATTTTGGGCCAATTAGGAGCTATGCCGAGTTCTTCTTTTAAGCCTCGTAATCTTGGCATCGGCGCTTTGGGCAGGTTCCGGGCTCGTTCTAGAGCCATTTTCCCCTGAGTTCTCGCGAGATCGGTGCGCTGCCGCGAGAGCAGACTGAGAGCCGGTTATCTCCTAGGAGCTGGACTCGGCCGTCTGAGTCTCGGGACAGCGGCCTGCCTGGCCGGGGCGAGCCTGAATCCGCGGGCTCGCAGGGATCTGCAGCGATGGACGAGGACCTGGTTCTGGCCCTGCGGCTTCAGGAGGAGTGGAACCTACAGGTCTCGGAACGCGACCGGGCCCAGAAACCCGTGTCGCTGGTGGACGCGTCCTGGGAGTTGGTGGACCCCACGCCGGACTTGCAGGCCCTATTTGTGCAGTTCAACGACCGGTTCTTCTGGGGACAGCTGGAGGCCGTGGAGGTGAAGTGGAGCATGCGGATGACCCTGTGAGTGCCGATCCCTGCTGGGGAACAGAGGCCGGCCCCGGCCTGGGTCGTCGGGGCGCTGGGCGAGGGCGTCTGCGGTTGGATCAGCACTTGCCTTAGCCTCGGTCTCTCCCCGCCAGCTTTGATGCGTGGTCCGCCCCTCTGCATTTGATTTATAAGGGACGCAGTGAGAGAAAAGGGTGTTTCTTTAAATCTCGTCGTAACAGTAACACATTTCTGATTTGTCTTGTGGTAGGTCTTTAGTACCCAGGAGGGAGAAGCCCCTAGGAAAGAACTCTGACGACGCAGTGCAGCCTCTAAAGCAGTGCTGGCCTGCTTCCGAGCTTGTGTGTTAGAATGGGGAAGGGGTGGCCGTGTGGACCCAAGGGATCTTCAGGGATGGCTCTAGAGGAATCCTTTTTCTACAGGCTAAGTTTGAGAAATCCCAATTTGAAGTATTCTACTGTTGTACGTGAAGCAGGGTAAGCTTAAGATATGGTTGTATACTACCGTGCTTATTTTTGAATTGATACCAAACGACCTGAAAAAGACGGATTAATGTGATACAAAATTGTGTTTAAAGTACAAATCTCCTTTTTATTGGCTTCTGTTATAATTTTGGAGATGTGTTAATGGAGAGCCGGTTGTTACCGCCACAGAGGACATTGGGAGCAGCAGAAGAGGATTATCTTTGAGCTGTTGATGCCTGGGTAGGGTGAAGGAAGCCACTGCTGTTCTCACCCTTTCCTAACTAGGGTGAAATGCAAATGTCTCCTAACAAAGAGGGTATACTTTCAATAAAGCCATCTGCCCTAGAAGTCCCTTTGTGTGAGCTGCCTAAGAGTGTGTAAGGGCTTGCGTTTTCATCTCTATATCCTTTCTGTGTATATTTGGTAAGTAACACTTTTGTGGGGGTTGTTTTCCAGGTGTGCTGGGATATGCAGCTATGAAGGAAGGGGTGGAATGTGTTCCATCCGCCTCAGTGAACCTCTGTTAAAGTTGAGACCAAGAAAGGATCTTGTGGAGGTATTCTGCATAAACCTGATTCTTAGCtcagtaattttaaaatgcatattactGATTTAGGCGGCTGTGAATTAACCTGTATATGtatggaaaaaaatcagtttttcctCATTAAAAACTTGAATTGTGGGCAAATAATAATGATTCTCATATATTTTTATGGTGATCCAAAGTTAAAGGCTTTCTAGTGTATTATCTAATTTGATCTTGATGTCGCTAAGTCACTTGTGAAAACCCCCCTGGGTTCCGGCCTCTAATTTGATCTTTACAACATACCTATGTTCAATGTGTGCTGTCCTCATttttataaaagaggaaatgatAAAGTTCAGAGAGGCTAAGTTATTGGTTTAAGTTACATAATTAGAGGCAGAGAAAACTTAGGATTCAACTCTTCCTATTAAGACACTCAAATGCTGATTCTcttctgttcagctactctggtGCTGCCCTGCAAGGGCATCAGGCTGAGCTGCAGAACAAACCAGTTCAAGGGCACACTTCATGTTTAGAGCTGCTGGTCACCCCACTAGCAAAATGGAGCAGTAGTAACTCTCAGATTGGGTTTAATTGAATCTAGTAGATGCCTGAAATTCCCCAGGCTGCACCGGGTGTGACTTGTCTTGCCCCAGATATATAAATTGAAATATATGGGTTGGTAGAGGTTGGATGGGAAATATGTTAAAACATACTTAGAAATATAATGGATGCTGTTTTTAAGGATAACAGGTGATGGGTTTCATAACACTGTGACTATGCTAAGCACTACTAAACTACATTTAaagatggttaagatggtaaagtttatgtaattctttttaccacaattaaaagaaagtaaacaactactaaatgtaaaatggtgcaacagAAGTATTAGTACAAAAGATAGGAGGAATAAAGGAACAAAGCCCAGATAAAGAGAAGGTAGGCATAAGTACTGTAtcagtaattatattaaatataagtgGATCAAACAGTCCAGTTAAAGATACAGAGTGACATACTAGATTGAACAAGACATGCCTCACATAAACACGTATGTTAAATGTAAGAGGATCAGGCAAAGTATATCATCCAAACACTTAACGACAGAAAGCTGTTGTGACAATGTTAGTATCAGAAGATTTTAAGGGAAGAAGTTTTACTAGAAGAAAAGGGGGACATATTATAATGATAATCTATTAAATAAAACCACATAACAACCCTAAAAGTAATAATGTAGCTTTAAACTACATGAAACATAAATCGcagaagcaaaaagagaaataatttgcATTCATAATTGCAGGTGTTAACACAACTTTCTTGGTAACTCAGTGAATAAGCAGGAAACAAAatagacataaaaacaaaaaagtactgaacaacacagccAAATCAAACTTATAAGGATCCTTAATTGGAACAGAGGTTACTTAATGAAAATTTATTGCATAAATGATTAAACAagtgaaaaaaactttttttcaagataagaggcaagaagagaatgaaaaCTGTGGTAATGCCATCAAGTGAGTGTTTATTGGTGGTGGAAAGTTACAATATCAAATCAGGAATAAGGACAAAGGAGGAACAGGGGgactctatttaaaaaataaaaaagtagttaCCTAAATTATAATGAATAGgattcagaaaaggaaaaggcTTTATCTGGTTGAGGTCAAGAAAAGCTTCATGCACATGGATTTTACTACTACTGACATTACCACTCCTACCACTCTTTAGTGTGTTAGCCATTATTAATCTAGTTGACCTAGTGGGTGCCTTTACCACAGCCCTGCAAGACAGGGATGGCCCCATTTTAGGGATGAGGAGCAAGTTGTAACTTGTCCAGCGTCTCATGCATCATAAGTAACAGATCCTTGGTTTAGGCTCTAGTAACCCTGGCTCAAAGCTCTTGTTCCCTATATCACATGGCCTCATCATTACTGCCTTATAATGATTACTACCACTAATTAAAACATAGAGGAGAGCTCTGAAAAGTAGAGTCGGCAGAAGGAATATTGTGAACAAAAGGGAGGCTATTAAACTTAACAGCATTATTTTGGACTAGAAGTAGTTGCTTTTGGCCAGATGTAGAACAGGTAGGAGATGGAGTGTTTTGGGACAGCATTGTGTAGAGCCTCGAATCTAGCATAAATGTGGATAGTGGCAGTTACATAAAAATAGAAACCTTCACTATGATGCCATCTACCATTTTCAAGATGTGTTTAAATTGAATCCAAAATGAGGAACCCAAATTTGTTTCTCCTTTGTAAGACCAGTTATTTATCGTTATGTTCGAATGTTGAGAAATGTTTGAAATGTAGAATGGCCTTTGAATTTTCAGAGTCTCAGTAGTGTGGTCCTTAACTTGAAAATATAAAGTTGATTTTCAGAGATAGAGTTGAAAAATTTACAAAGGCTGTTTTCATAATCAAGTTAGAATGTTTGATTCTCCCATTTTTATGTTCAGCTTAATTTTATAAGGCTAAACTTGATTAATGCCAGTCTAATTCTTCTGAGGGAAATTCTTTTTAAACAATTATGGGGGATTATGAAAAAATTTGTTTCTGAAGATCTTTatgattttcactttttaaaaaatgtattcatatttTTTAGAACAAATTGTGAAATAGCAGCCTTAACTACTTTTAATTTTGTACCTAAATGTTTGCATCCTTGGTGTGGGATGAGCTGTaggttttattgtttattttagaattttacaTGATTCAAGATCCCAAAACTTCTGTGTGTAGAAAGCTCTACACAGAGGGATCTTGTTCTGCCTGTCCTCTTCTATCCCAAACTCCCATCCAGTATGGGACATTGTGGTTAGTCATTCTTTTATCTTCATtgttatgttttgcaaatatttatatctTTTCTTACTCCACCTCCCCACCACAAAACATACTTTTTACACAAAGTACTCTTTGTTTGCTCCTCTGTACTTTGCCTATTTCATTAAAACAATGTACTCTGTAGCTTTCTCCAAATCATTTAATAGAGAtcatgttcattcttttttacgGCTGCATAGAAgtccattatatggatgtaccACCGGTGATTCAAACTTGCTGAAAACCTATGTCCCTCTTGATGAGAACATGTTTGGACCTTTTGTTATCATAAACAATGCCACAATAAAAATACCTTGGACATACAACTTTGTGCTACATACAGTAGCATAGTCTAGATATTTCTAGGTCAAAGGATAAATCCGTTTGTAATTTCATCAGATGTTCAGAAATTCTCCTCCATAGGGCTTATACCACTTTGCACTCCTACCAGCAATATATGGGGATGTTTGTTTTCCCTTAGCTGTAGAAATGGTGCCAAACTTTAGGAATTTTTCTAATCTTGATAAGCAAAAAGTAGTATACTAGTGTAGtgttaatatatttgtttttataaatgaagttGAACATGTTTCCATATGTTTATaggttctttaatttctttttgtgtGAATTATCCATGAcctttgtccattttaaaattgggttgttgGTCATTTTCCTGTGACTTTAGcagctctttatattttaggaatTAATAGTCTGTGAGATaagttaaacatacatttttctgaatttgtcttttcattttactcACAGAGTTTTTTCCCTATACAGTATGGTAAAGTTTTTATGTGGTTGAATTCACTGATCATTTCTTCGGGATTTGATTAATAGTTAAAAAGGCTTTCTTGGAGCAGGAAGTTTGTAACCTGGGATCTACAGAGCTTTGGATATTATATACATTTGTGAATGTGTGCTTTCaaatttttctagaaaggtgGTTCATGACTTTTATCAGTTTCTGAAAGGGAGTCTGTGATCTGAAGGAGGTTAAGATCCCAGGTAGAGTAAGAAAATGCACTTTCATTTTCAAAAGTGATATAAcaaattaatttgttttctgtttcagacACTCTTGCATGAAATGATACATGCCTACTTATTTGTTACCAATAATGATAAAGACCGGGAAGGGCACGGTCCAGAGTTTTGTAAACATATGCATCGAATCAATCGCCTGACTGGAGCCAATATAACGGTATATAAAGCTACACACATTTATGCTGTTTAGTAGTTATTTACTCAGTGATTCCTgggatttaattaaaaataggGAACTGGGTAGAAACAAATGGTATCTTTGAGCATTTTCCACAGCAAGCAAGAGGCCTAGAGAAGCAAACTGGCTTGTCTGGGATTACAGACTCAAATGGCAGCAGAGCCAGCCATAACCCCAAGGCCTCTGACCTCGTCCAGGGTACCGTTTTATGCCTAGCCTTCCATAGCACTCCTGGGCTATGACAATTATGTCTTAACTGGTTTCCTTATTGTATAGTCTCCTCCTCCAGCCCATTTTATATTCTACCATTGCATGTGTCACTCCCTTCATCAGAAGTCTTTGATTCATATTTCTGCATAATCTTGTACATGGTGGCAGGGCCTGGTGTCAAAACAGTGTGAATCAGACTGCTTAGCTGCAGATGCTACCTCCACTGATTATTAACTGGGACCTGTTTACCTCTCCTATGCCCCTGTTTATTCACAAGTAAAACAAGGATAATGACAATAACATTCTATCAGCCTTGTGAGgactaaaggagaaaatacatgcaaaacaTTTTAGCAGTTTGAGTACTAACTAAAtattagtttttattattatcGATCCATTTTATCAGATGACCTTACTGTTCCTTTTTTCGTAAACTCCCACGAATCCCCTGCTTGTCTTGTATCTAACTGAACTTAAACTCTGTGCCTTTCCTCATATATCCTGTCCCCAAAATGTGCTACTTCCTGTTTCCTGTCAAAATGCTCTTAAATTTTCCACTGGTGTATAAGTTCTTACTCCGTTGACTCTCCTCAGCAGACAGTTAACTTTTTacagtattttattctgttttcataCCTGTGAACACAGGCAGCTCttaacttatttttatatgtacTTTTGTATAAGATGTATAATGTCAGGCCCTTACATGGGCATAATGAGGATTGAACTGAATCGAACCAGATAGAATGTTAATTGCTACATAGATTAAATTCATTGGTATGTTTGTTAGGTGCTTCCTTGAAAAGCTAGTAGAGGCCAGTGCAATGGCAAATGAAGAGCACTCACCCTCTGTGTATTTTTCCTAGCCATCAGTTCTGATTTTCTAGAGAGCTTATTTAATTCCTGGATAGAGTTACTTCAACATCAGGAAAATGGCTTGCATTAAAACAAGTCACATAAAGTCCAGATTAGCAAAAAAATTAAAGGCTTTTAGTTGCATCATTAGACTTTGCACTTTAAGCATACTTCTTGTTAGTTGGAAGAGGGTCTGTTCTTTTATCTTGGATGTCTGTGTATTTCTATTAGGAGAGGTTTTAGTGAGTGAACACCCTTGCTTTTACCGGTTACATCCTGTTGTAATGAACTCCACAGGGCATCCAGTTTCACACTACAATACAGTTTTATTTTAGTGACTATTGTTACAAAGTCACATCCCCCAGGCTGTAGGAGTTGAAAGCATTTCAGAGCCATTTCCCTTTTTTGCTAGTGACTTAACTAAGCGAAGAGTCCTCAGTGTGAGAGAGAAGGCAGGCTCTATGTACAGCTAATATGAGGTGCATTGTTCACATGCTTGCCAGGTAataggatttttttgtttgtgctgGAGAGAGAGTATAAACCTATTTATCTGTGCAGTTACAGAAAGCTTAGCATCCTTTCCCACAAGGGGAATTTATTAGAACAGTTCTGTgtctggtttaaaaaaatgtcatgTACAGATGCTGCTCCTTATCTTCTGTGATAGTAACATTCCACTGAGAAGACAGAAGAGAAAGGCACTCATAGTCACTGAGGAGTCTCAGTTGTTAAGTGGCACCCTGCCATCCTCGGTGCCACCAAAGTGGGAGGCCTCACCTTCTTTCAGTCAGAATTCTTGTTCTGTCTTCTGCTTAAGTTCTAGGTGAGATTTCACCTACAGAGTGAAACAGAAGGATCCTATTTAAGAATTGAAAAGCATATTTATAGAAATTTTATTTGACTCAATGAGCGAAGCTTTTTGCTCACTCAGTCAGAAGGTGCTTCCTGAGCACCTTCACTGGACCACGCCTGTGTTAACCACTGGggagacagaaatgaaaacatttgaatCCTGGAGAGCTTTTCACCTATAAGCAGATCAAATGGTACCCCATAAGGCTTATTACAAAGATGTGGGCATGAGACTGCCTCAGCAAGCTGCTTGTGTAGTTGGGGTCAGCAGTCCTTCAGAACCCTTTGGTATTATTACCTACAAGGGAAATTTTCAGTTCAGTGGGATCAATCCCTGTTTATTATGGCAGTATATAAACTCTTGTCTTTATCCTAattttcagtcatttaaaaattttgtttctaaTACTTTCAGGATTTATAGAGGGGTTTTgtgtctcttaatttttttttcttctcacattTTTCTATCTTTACACAGTTTATATGAAGTATTAAATTAACTGCTGTTGTTTCCCATTAAAATGAACTTTTGAACAGAGGCTAAAAAACAGTTTCTGTctttcccaaaaaagaaaaacaaagctctgGGAAACtggaaagttaaaagaaaaacaaacctgcTTCTGTATGTTCTTAAAATTGTTAACTTAGCTACACAGTGCCAAATGCTCTCTCTCAACTCAGGTGTACCATACTTTCCACGATGAGGTGGATGAGTACCGGCGACACTGGTGGCGCTGCAATGGCCCGTGTCAGGACAGGAAACCCTACTATGGCTACGTCAAACGTGCTACCAACAGGGCACCCTCTGCACATGACTGTTGGTGGGCTGAGCACCAGAAGACCTGTGGGGGCACTTACATAAAAATCAAGGAACCAGAGAACTACTcaagaaaaggcaaaggaaagaCAGAACTAGGAAAGCAGCCAGTCTTGGCAGCAGAGAATAAGGGTAACTCTTTGTATATATTCTTCCAACTTTTCTGTGACTGTAGTGGCTACAGTGTAGACAGGCCAGCCTGTGGAGGACTGGTATGGAGAGAAACTTAAGGATTCTTCCTAGTGCAGAAGTTTTCAAGTGTggacttcagaaaaaaaattccatggtCTGTGAAATGATagtagaaaagtatactttgCTGTATATAGATGTGAGTAAAAGTAGAAATAGTAAAGTCCCTTTCTATATCTAGATTCACTGAGTCATTAGGAAACAGAAGGCAAAAAGATTgtcaaaataaaaacagtgattcAATAACAATGCCCGGAACATGTGTCCTAACTACACCCCTTCCTATCAGCTGGATTCTGTCCAGGTTACTTCTCTTACTGATGTATGTATTTTCACTGGGAGACTGGGAAAAGGATATGCTATGTGTATGCTAGTACTTCATCCCTTTTCTATGAATTTCAGAGTTACTGCCTTTTGAAGAGGTAGCTAGGTTACTAAAGttaatatttcttcctttaggaAGTTGTTGATTGGATGTGACAGGGCCCAGAAACATAGGGTATATTTCCCGAATCTGAAATAATAAGTTGAGTAGCTATAGAAGAATTTATGCAGAGAGATTATATCCTCATTTTTGTGAGTAGGAGAAAAGAATGTGGTAGCAGATTTTTACCTGTTTGAGCTAAACTTAAAGACTACTGAGCAGTTCTCAAGGTAAACGTTAACTTTGCCGGTAGTCTTTGCATAACAGAACTCCTTATCTAAACATGAGAGGATGTTTTTTGTCCTTTGTAGTTCCCATACCAGACCTCTGACTGCTGAAGACTGTCTTCCTCCCATTAATAGGCAATTTATTACCTGGATCTAAGTTAAAGTAAAATAGTATTTCTCCATTTTGAGAAAACTATCCATTAGCTTAATATTTGTTACTGTATTAATTTTGAGTCAAGGAAAAATCTTGTTTCTTTTGCAGATAAACCCAACAGAGGTGACACACAGCTATTAATCCCTTTCAGTGGGAAAGGATATGTTCTAAGAGAAACAAGCAATTCATCCTCATCTGGGAAATTTATCATTTCACATGCTATCAGCAAAACCCAGGATCTTCTAAGTCAAGACCATTCAGCAAATGCTCTAAGACCTAATTCTAAAGTTGAGGTGAAATTGAAACAGAATGGTTCAAGTAAAAGAACTTCTCTAGTCTCCCCTGTTCTTAATACTAGTCACCGAAATGTTTTAAGCAACTACTTCCCCAGCGTATCAGTTGCCAACCAGGCTTTCAGAAGTGTGAATGGGTCTCCAGAGAGAAGTGTAACAGTTGGTGAAATCATTAAAAACTCAGTGTCCTCCAGTTCTCAGAGGAGGGTTGCATCTTCTAAGACATCCCTGCGGAATTCTTTAAAAGCAATGGAGTCAACGTCTGTAACTGAATCCCAGGAGGTGAGTGGGCCTGAAGACAGATACCCAAGTAAAAGACCCAGGCTAGAAGACAAGGCTGTTTTTGACAATTTCTTTATCAAGAAGGAGCAAATACAAAGTGGGGGTAGTGAACCAAAAAGTAGTTTGCTTTCAACAGCTGCAACTCAGAATTCCAGTACTTTGCCCAGTCAGAGCCAAAGAGTGAATTGCCCTGTTTGTCAGAGTGAAGTTTTGGCATCTCAGATTAATGAGCACTTGGACTGGTGCCTTGATGGTGacaacatcaaagtaaaaagctgaaGTCTTTGAAAAATGAGTGGGTCGCTCCAACTGCTATATTGCCTCACTGATACAATGTCAGCACCTCAGGGAGTTCTGTTTAATAGTAAGATCTGCAGGTTATGATCTAGTTCATGTAATTAATACAAAATActctattttatatatacatatgaaattgTAATTAAGTCATGTCTAAAGGTGCTATATTCCCTCTTGCCTTACCTATACTCTAGTCCAGAGTTTGTTGTGCATGTATACATGAGTAATTCTTAgacacttttcttctttcttgctctTAAAGTTGTTTTAAtctgttgatagtttttatttgTAGACTTCCCTCAGAATATTCAGTGAGGAAGCCTGTCAAGTATTTGGTTaaactgaatatttattaatgttAAAACTCATTCACAGAACTTACATTCATATTCATGGCGTCAGACATAATGACCAAAAACACAGTCTGGAATTCAGAATATATCAGTTGTTTTAGGGTTctcacgttttttttttttttaagtcttttaaaacaggaaataattttatgtattttaaagaattttattctCCATTTCTCTACAAGGTGGTGGCAGATTTTAggttaaaataaatttcttttagaACATTACTAGTAACATATAGCCACTGTAATCTGTAGGACACAGCTGTTTTAATAAAGTTTAGCAAAATGAGTGGTTAGAACCTGATGCTAAATTAAATGGTATATTCTAACTTACTCTCAAGTTGCCTAATTTATGTAACAGTGAAACATTATCTGGAAACAGTGTTAATGAACCTTAAGCCAAAGTTGGAACCATTATAATAAAAGCAATGTCAtttgtgcattttaaaaagtacatttatttttaaagaacattaagGGACAAAGACATTTTATCAGGtgaatttgctttttgtctgGTG from Manis pentadactyla isolate mManPen7 chromosome 8, mManPen7.hap1, whole genome shotgun sequence includes:
- the EXOC8 gene encoding exocyst complex component 8, encoding MAVAMSDSGASRLRRQLESGGFEARLYVKQLSQQSDGDRDLQEHRQRIQALAEETAQNLKRNVYQNYRQFIETAREISYLESEMYQLSHLLTEQKSSLESIPPTLLPAAAVGAAAASGGEDGGGGAGGRDHLRSQAGIFPTPGGTSRDSSGPGEEGKQRTLTTLLEKVEGCRHLLETPGQYLVYNGDLVEYEADHMAQLQRVHGFLMNDCLLVATWLPQRRGMYRYNALYPLDGLAVVNVKDNPPMKDMFKLLMFPESRIFQAENAKIKREWLEVLEETKRALSEKRRREQEEAAAPRGPPQVTSKASNPFEDENNDNPAIPEIEEEKVDLSVEWIQELPEDLDVCIAQRDFEGAVDLLDKLNHYLEDKPSPPPVKELRARVDERVRQLTEVLVFELSPDRSLRGGPKATRRAVSQLIRLGQCTKACELFLRNRAGAVHTAIRQLRIEGATLLYIHKLCHVFFTSLLETAREFETDFAGTDSGCYSAFVVWARSAMGMFVDAFSKQVFDSKESLSTAAECVKVAKEHCQQLGDIGLDLTFIIHALLVKDIQGALHSYKEIIIEATKHRNSEEMWRRMNLMTPEALGKLKEEMKSCGVSNFEQYTGDDCWVNLSYTVVAFTKQTMGFLEEALKLYFPELHMVLLESLVEVILVAVQHVDYSLRCEQDPEKKAFIRQNASFLYETVLPVVEKRFEEGVGKPAKQLQDLRNASRLLRVNPESTTSVV
- the SPRTN gene encoding DNA-dependent metalloprotease SPRTN isoform X1, with product MDEDLVLALRLQEEWNLQVSERDRAQKPVSLVDASWELVDPTPDLQALFVQFNDRFFWGQLEAVEVKWSMRMTLCAGICSYEGRGGMCSIRLSEPLLKLRPRKDLVETLLHEMIHAYLFVTNNDKDREGHGPEFCKHMHRINRLTGANITVYHTFHDEVDEYRRHWWRCNGPCQDRKPYYGYVKRATNRAPSAHDCWWAEHQKTCGGTYIKIKEPENYSRKGKGKTELGKQPVLAAENKDKPNRGDTQLLIPFSGKGYVLRETSNSSSSGKFIISHAISKTQDLLSQDHSANALRPNSKVEVKLKQNGSSKRTSLVSPVLNTSHRNVLSNYFPSVSVANQAFRSVNGSPERSVTVGEIIKNSVSSSSQRRVASSKTSLRNSLKAMESTSVTESQEVSGPEDRYPSKRPRLEDKAVFDNFFIKKEQIQSGGSEPKSSLLSTAATQNSSTLPSQSQRVNCPVCQSEVLASQINEHLDWCLDGDNIKVKS
- the SPRTN gene encoding DNA-dependent metalloprotease SPRTN isoform X2, translating into MCSIRLSEPLLKLRPRKDLVETLLHEMIHAYLFVTNNDKDREGHGPEFCKHMHRINRLTGANITVYHTFHDEVDEYRRHWWRCNGPCQDRKPYYGYVKRATNRAPSAHDCWWAEHQKTCGGTYIKIKEPENYSRKGKGKTELGKQPVLAAENKDKPNRGDTQLLIPFSGKGYVLRETSNSSSSGKFIISHAISKTQDLLSQDHSANALRPNSKVEVKLKQNGSSKRTSLVSPVLNTSHRNVLSNYFPSVSVANQAFRSVNGSPERSVTVGEIIKNSVSSSSQRRVASSKTSLRNSLKAMESTSVTESQEVSGPEDRYPSKRPRLEDKAVFDNFFIKKEQIQSGGSEPKSSLLSTAATQNSSTLPSQSQRVNCPVCQSEVLASQINEHLDWCLDGDNIKVKS